In the genome of Anomalospiza imberbis isolate Cuckoo-Finch-1a 21T00152 chromosome 29, ASM3175350v1, whole genome shotgun sequence, one region contains:
- the POLR3GL gene encoding DNA-directed RNA polymerase III subunit RPC7-like — MAGRGRGRGRGQMTFNVEAVGIGKGDALPPPTLQPSPLFPALERRAVPLPGGEEAEYMLALKQELRRAMRGLPYFVKPGAPRRDIERYSDKYQLSSPVDNAIDWNPDWRRLPRELKIRVRRLRKGRTAALVPKQRVALDKEEALKKLESLEKKEEEVTSEEEEEKEEEEEGKEEEEEEYDEEEHEEETDYVLSYFDNGESFGPDSDDNGDEAVY; from the exons AtggcgggccggggccgcggccggggccgggggcagATGACGTTCAACGTGGAAGCCGTGGGCATCGGGAAGGGGGACGCGCTGCCCCCGCCCACGCTGCAGCCCTCGCCGCTCTTCCCG GCCCTGGAGCGCCGCGCCGTGCCCCTGCCCGGGGGCGAGGAGGCCGAGTACATGCTGGCCCTGAAGCAGGAGCTGCGCAGGGCCATGAGGGGGCTCCCCTACTTCGTCAAACCGGGGGCACCCCGCAGAG ACATCGAGCGCTACTCCGACAAGTACCAGCTCTCCAGCCCCGTGGACAACGCCATCGACTGGAACCCAG ACTGGAGGCGGCTCCCGCGGGAGTTGAAGATCCGAGTGCGGCGGCTGCGGAAAGGCA GGACCGCTGCCCTCGTCCCCAAGCAGCGCGTGGCACTGGACAAGGAGGAGGCTCTGAAGAAGCTGGAG agcctggagaagaaggaggaggaggtgacatcagaggaggaagaggagaaggaggaggaagaagagggaaaggaggaggaggaggaggagtacGATGAGGAGGAGCACGAAGAG GAGACCGACTACGTCCTGTCCTACTTCGACAACGGGGAGAGCTTCGGCCCCGACAGCGACGATAACGGCGACGAGGCGGTCTACTGA